The bacterium sequence GTTTCCGCATCCGTCCAGTTCGGACCGCAGCCCTTCTGCCAGTCGTCCGTCAATCTCGACCGCGATGACTCTGCCAACTGACGCAACCAGCCGCCGAGTCAGTATCCCCTTACCCGGTCCGACCTCGAGCACCGTATCGCTCCGGCTCGGACCCAGCGCTTTCACCAGCGCGTCGGCGACCGGTTCATACGTCAGAAACGACTGCCCGAGCCCACGGCGGGGATAAAGATGCTTCAGAGGGAAAAGAGGGTTGGGAGGTTCAGAGGTTCGCGGGTTCCGGTTCGGAGCCTGGCCCCCTGAACCCGAGCACCCGTGGACCCGTCATATTCTGAAGCAGCGGATAGCGTTCTCGCGTGTCAGGTCCGCGGCCTCAACCGACGACATGTCGAGGGCCTGTGCCAGCTTTTCCAGCGTCAACCGAAGCAGGGCAGGTTCGTTCCGCTGCCCGCGTTCCGGCACCGGCGCGAGAAACGGCGCATCGGTCTCGACCATTATGCGGTCACGCGGAATCGCGCGCGCGATGTCCGCCAGCCGTTCCTCACCGTAGGTGATGTTGCCGGAAAAAGAGACGAAGAGGCCTTTCTCGATCGTCCAATCGGCGAGCTTCTTGTCGGCGGAGAAACAGTGAAGGACGCCGCAATAGTACTGGTGCTCATCGATGATGCTGCGGGCGCGTCCGGCCGCGTCCCGCACGTGGACAATCATCGGCATGTCTAGCATCTTGGCGAGTTCAATCTGGGCATGGAACGCGGTCTCCTGATTACCCTTGGACGAAATGGACCGGAAGAAATCCAGCCCGATCTCGCCGATTGCCTTCACCTTGGCGTCGATGCACATGTCTTTGAGCGCCTGCACGTCCATGCTTCGAAAATGGTCGGCCTCGTGCGGATGGACGCCCACCGCGCAGTAGACACCATCCCGGTTCCGGCTGAGGGCGACGGCCTGCCGGCTGTCTGGTACGTTCTGACTCGCGGTCATCAGCCAACGCACACCGGCGTTGTGCGCCCGTTTGAGCACGACGGCAAGGTCCATCGAGAACTGACCGTCGGTCAGATGACAATGTGAATCGAAGAGTTTCAAACCCTCGGGGTTCTCCGGAGAACGTCGGGACATGGGTCAGGAGACCGACGAACCGGGTGGCACCTCGCGGTCCGGCGTCAGCAGGGCGAGCGTGTCGCCGCCGGTCGCGGCCAGCAGCATGCCGTTCGACTCGACTCCGCGGATAACCGCCGGCGCCAGGTTGGCGACAACGACAATCGACTTGCCGACCAGCTCTTCCGGCTTGTACGCAAGCGCGATCCCGGCCACAATCTGCCGCTGTTCGGTCCCGAGGTCTATCTGCAGCTTGAGCAGCTTGGTCGCACCCGCCACCGCCTCCGCGTTCACTATCTTCGCGACCTTCAGTTCCAGCTTCTTGAAATCGTCGTAGGTAATCACAGTCCGCTCCTCTGACTTCGGACTTTGGACTTCGGACTTCGCACTTTCCCCTTGAGGCTTGGGGCTTGCGGCTTGCGTCTCCTTCTTCCCTAGTTTTTCTACCTGCACCGCTATCACTTCATCCTCAATCTTGTTGAACAGAATCTCCGCCGGGCCCAGTTCCGCCGGCAGCGCCGGTTGGGCCGCATCGTCCCATCCCCGCTTGCCCAGTCCGAGCAGCTTGCCCATCTTCCGGCTCGTGAATGGCAGGAACGGGTAGAGCAGCACTTCGAGTGACGAAACCAGCCGCATGCAGACGTTCATGGTCCGGTCGCACTTCGCGCGGTCGGTCTTGAACGTCTTCCACGGCGCTTCGTAGTCGAAGTAACGGTTGCCCAGTGCCGGTAGCGTCATCACCTCGCGTGCCGCGTCCTTGATCTGGTATGCCTCAATCATCTGGCCGAGCTTTGCCGGCGCCTCGGCAATTGCCTTCAGCACCTCGAGGCTCTGCTCGTCATCCGGGCTGGCCTCCGGTATCCTACCGCCGTAGTTCTTCTTGATGAACACCACCACCCGGTTCACGAAGTTCCCCAGCACGTCGGCCAACTCGTTGTTGTTCCGCGC is a genomic window containing:
- a CDS encoding TatD family hydrolase; the protein is MKLFDSHCHLTDGQFSMDLAVVLKRAHNAGVRWLMTASQNVPDSRQAVALSRNRDGVYCAVGVHPHEADHFRSMDVQALKDMCIDAKVKAIGEIGLDFFRSISSKGNQETAFHAQIELAKMLDMPMIVHVRDAAGRARSIIDEHQYYCGVLHCFSADKKLADWTIEKGLFVSFSGNITYGEERLADIARAIPRDRIMVETDAPFLAPVPERGQRNEPALLRLTLEKLAQALDMSSVEAADLTRENAIRCFRI